AGCCGTCGGCTGCGTTGAGCGCGAGGAACGATGCGTAGACATCGAGGAGCGACTGCTTCTGTCGCTCGGTGAGGCCGGTGTCGCTGATGATGGCGAGCTCCACCGATCCCCCCACGCCGTCATCAGGGCTGAGGATCCCGGCCCTGATGTAGAGCTGCTCGGCGGAGATCCGCAGTGCCTTCGCGATCTGCTGGAGCACCTCGGCAGAAGGCTTGCGGAGCCCCCGCTCGATCTGGCTCAGGTACGGGTTGGAGACACCCGCCTGGTCGGCGAGCTGCCGCAGGGACAGACGGGCGGACACCCGCTGCTCCTTGAGGTAGTCACCCAGCGACCCGACGGTCTTCCCCACCTTGCCCTTGGCCATGGGCACCATGGTGCTAGCAATAGTTAGCAAAGTGCAAGCACCGGTGGCGTGAACTCGTTCACAAGCCCTGCTCGTGCGCTGGCCGACCGGTCCCACCTTTCACTGTTCAAATCGAATCAACTCACTCGACTCTGTACGATCACCCGTGTGTCACGCCCGCCCCTGCCCCAGCACTGCCCGACGCAGCGCGAGCTCGACGACCTCGAGCTGCTGACGTCCGGAGCAGCCGACCCGATCCGCGGGTTCAACGAGCCGGGCAGCCCCCTCACGCTCTCCCTGCCCGACGAGCTGCTCACGCATCTCGACGAGGGCAACGAGGTCGAGCTGGTCGACCCCGAGGGCCTGCCTCTCGCCCGGGTCTCCAGCGTGCTGCGCGGCGTCGCGGTGACGCCGTTGACGCACGCGCAGCACGGCCCCTTCCGCCGTCTGCACCTGTCCCCCGCTGCCGTTCGGGAGCAGTACGCCGGGCGCACCTTCGTCCCCGTCACCGACCTGATGACCGACGTCCAGGTCGAGCAGCTGCGCGGGCTCGGCCCGGTCGTGCTGCTCGCGCTCGTCGGCACGGGCACCCCCGCGGTCAGCCCGGTCGGCCTGCTCCGCGCGACGCTGCGGGTCGCCGAGGCGATCGACGCCGAGGTGGTCGCCGTACCGCTCGCCGACCACGGCTCGCTCGCCGACCCGGCACTGCGCATCTCCGTGCTGACGTCGTACGCGGACAGCGACCCGGTCGTGGAGCTCGCGTACGGCGGCCACCTCCTGCCCGGCCTCGCCGACATCGCCGAGGCCGAGCGCCCGCGCCTCGACCAGCAGGGCCTGGTGCTCTTCTTCACCGGTCTGTCCGGCAGCGGCAAGTCCACCCTCGCCCAGGCCCTGATGGACCGCCTGCTCGAGCACGGCGGCCGGAGCCTGACCAGCCTCGACGGCGACGTCGTGCGCCGCAACCTGTCCGCGGGCCTGACCTTCTCCAAGGAGGACCGCGAGACCAACATCCGCCGCATCGGCTGGGTGGCCGCGGAGATCTCCCGCCACGGCGGGATCGCGGTCTGCAGCCCGATCGCCCCCTTCGACGAGACCCGCCAGCAGGTGCGGGCGATGGTGGACCAGGCCGGCGGAGCGTTCTTCCTCGTCCACGTCGCGACGCCGCTCGAGGAGTGCGAGCGCCGTGACCGCAAGGGCCTGTACGCCAAGGCCCGCCGCGGCGAGATCCCCGAGTTCACCGGCATCTCCTCGCCCTACGAGGAGCCGCAGGACGCCGACGTCCGCGTCGACACCACCGGCCGCACGATCGAGGAGGCCCTCGAGGACGTCGTCCTGGCGCTGCGCACGGCCGGGTACGTCGACCTCACGGCCCCCGAGCCGACCGCCACCGCGGCCCCCGCGGACCCGGCCCCCGGTCCCGAGATCGCCGAGATCGTAGCGGCCGGCCCGGACGTCGCCCCCGAGCCCGTCGACGAGGAGCCCTCCGGCGCCCGCACGACCACCGGCGGCACGCGCTCGCTGCGGGTGCTCTTCGTGTGCACCGCCAACATCTGCCGCTCGCCGTACATGGAGCTCCGCTCGCGGGCCCTCGCCGGCGCCGACAGCGGCATCGAGTTCGCCAGCGCAGGCACCCACGGCTTCAACGCGCACCGGGTCGACCGGACCATGGCCGAGGTGCTCTCCGAGCGCGGCGTCAGCGCCGACCTGGTCAACGGCTTCGCCAGCCGACCGCTGACCGACGACCTGATCGAGGCCGCCGACCTGGTGCTGACCGCCGAGGCGTCGCACCGGCAGTTCGTGCTCGAGGAGGTGCCGGGCGCCTTCCGCAAGGCGTTCACGCTGGCCCAGTTCGCCGAGTCGGTCGAGCGGGTCGACGCGGACCTGCACGGCGCCGAGCTCGTGACCGCCGTCGGCCACCGCCGGGCGGGCACGGCCGAGCACCACGACATCCGGGACCCGTACCGGCGGGGCAAGGCAGCAGCCGAGGTGTCGGCCGACCAGATCGACGCCCTCCTCCAGTCCGTGCTGCGCCGCCTGGCTCAGCCCGCGACCGCCCGGACCTCCGCCCCGACCTCCGTACAGACAGGCGACGAGTAAGTGGACGACATCCTCACCCTGACCGCGCTCTCCATCGCGGCAGCCGGCTTCTTCGTCGGCATCGTCGTCGGCCTGACGGGCATGGGCGGCGGTGCGCTGATGACGCCCGCGCTGATCTTCCTCGGCGTCGGCCACACCGCGTCGATCGTCACCGCCGACCTGACCGCCGCGGCGGTCTACAAGACCGGTGGCGCACTCACGCACGCGAAGGAGGGCTCGCCCAACCTGCGCCTCGCCGGCTGGCTGATCCTCGGCTCGGTGCCGATGGCCTTCCTCGGGCCCTGGCTGGTCCAGGCGGTCACCGACGACCCGACCGAGCTGGAGAAGACGCTCAAGCTGTGCATCGGCATCGCGCTGCTGTTCGCCGCGTCGACGTACGCCCTGCGCCTCTACATCAACCTCAAGCGGGTGCGCCGCGGCGGTGCGCTGCCCGACGACAACCCGCGGATCCGGCCGGTCCCGACGCTGCTCGTCGGCATGCTCGGCGGCCTGCTGGTCGGCGTCACCAGCGTCGGCTCCGGCTCGGTCATCATGATCGCGCTGCTGATGCTCTACCCGGGGCTGTCGGCCGTCCGCCTGGTCGGCACCGACCTGGTCCAGGCCGTGCCGCTGGTGCTCAGCGCGGCGCTGGCCAACATCGCGATCCACGGCCTCGAGTGGGACCTGGTCATCCCGCTGGTCCTCGGCTCGGTCCCCGGCACGCTGCTCGGCTCCCGGCTCGCGCCGCGGGTGCCTCAGTCGTTCATCCGCCGCGGCATCGTGATCGTGCTGACGATGTCGGGCGTGGCCCTGCTGTTCAAGGCAGGTCTGCACCCGTTCGGCGAGGGCCACGAGACCCTCGAGGCCGTGCTGGTCGCCGCGATCGGCGTCGCGATGCTGGTGCTGGTCCCACTCGTGTGGGGCCTGCTGCGCAAGCAGCTCGGGATGTCGATGTTCGGCGCACCCACCGTGGCCGAGATCGAGTCGTTCGGCAGCCGCGACAAGAAGCGCACGCCCGCC
This genomic interval from Nocardioides kongjuensis contains the following:
- a CDS encoding helix-turn-helix domain-containing protein produces the protein MAKGKVGKTVGSLGDYLKEQRVSARLSLRQLADQAGVSNPYLSQIERGLRKPSAEVLQQIAKALRISAEQLYIRAGILSPDDGVGGSVELAIISDTGLTERQKQSLLDVYASFLALNAADGSPEAAAAQEDAPTNTETDSDAVANEG
- the cysC gene encoding adenylyl-sulfate kinase — translated: MSRPPLPQHCPTQRELDDLELLTSGAADPIRGFNEPGSPLTLSLPDELLTHLDEGNEVELVDPEGLPLARVSSVLRGVAVTPLTHAQHGPFRRLHLSPAAVREQYAGRTFVPVTDLMTDVQVEQLRGLGPVVLLALVGTGTPAVSPVGLLRATLRVAEAIDAEVVAVPLADHGSLADPALRISVLTSYADSDPVVELAYGGHLLPGLADIAEAERPRLDQQGLVLFFTGLSGSGKSTLAQALMDRLLEHGGRSLTSLDGDVVRRNLSAGLTFSKEDRETNIRRIGWVAAEISRHGGIAVCSPIAPFDETRQQVRAMVDQAGGAFFLVHVATPLEECERRDRKGLYAKARRGEIPEFTGISSPYEEPQDADVRVDTTGRTIEEALEDVVLALRTAGYVDLTAPEPTATAAPADPAPGPEIAEIVAAGPDVAPEPVDEEPSGARTTTGGTRSLRVLFVCTANICRSPYMELRSRALAGADSGIEFASAGTHGFNAHRVDRTMAEVLSERGVSADLVNGFASRPLTDDLIEAADLVLTAEASHRQFVLEEVPGAFRKAFTLAQFAESVERVDADLHGAELVTAVGHRRAGTAEHHDIRDPYRRGKAAAEVSADQIDALLQSVLRRLAQPATARTSAPTSVQTGDE
- a CDS encoding TSUP family transporter, whose product is MDDILTLTALSIAAAGFFVGIVVGLTGMGGGALMTPALIFLGVGHTASIVTADLTAAAVYKTGGALTHAKEGSPNLRLAGWLILGSVPMAFLGPWLVQAVTDDPTELEKTLKLCIGIALLFAASTYALRLYINLKRVRRGGALPDDNPRIRPVPTLLVGMLGGLLVGVTSVGSGSVIMIALLMLYPGLSAVRLVGTDLVQAVPLVLSAALANIAIHGLEWDLVIPLVLGSVPGTLLGSRLAPRVPQSFIRRGIVIVLTMSGVALLFKAGLHPFGEGHETLEAVLVAAIGVAMLVLVPLVWGLLRKQLGMSMFGAPTVAEIESFGSRDKKRTPA